A genomic window from Chaetodon trifascialis isolate fChaTrf1 chromosome 22, fChaTrf1.hap1, whole genome shotgun sequence includes:
- the sbf1 gene encoding myotubularin-related protein 5 isoform X3 — translation MARLADYFLVVGYDLDKRVEGEGQGRILQRFPEKDWEDSPFPQGIELFCQPSGWQLVPERQPASFFVAVLTDINSDRHYCACFTFWEGLDNSQLPKAETSEVDEVYEEPAVVQPAQVFAPKSLVLVSRLDYTEVFRNCLGLIYTVHVDGLSVPLETVIGNLLTCVIPIAGGSQPGQEEREESLRTITLGAGDRQVIQTPIDDSLPVSGSSVAQLFRQLGIVNVLYLFCAALTEHKILFLSSSYQRLTDACRGLLAIMFPLKYSFTYVPILPGKLLEVLSTPTPFIIGVNSFFRSETQELLDVIIADLDGGTVTIPECVHISLLPEPLLQQTQTALSMVLDPELEVADHAFPPTSTQPSALKIQDKEIRAVFLWLFARLFQGYRWCLHIIRIHPDPVIRFHKAAFLCQRALTEDDFLMKVLDGMAFAGFVSERGPPYRATDLFDDLVANHVERIRQEEACPHKVMNHVKELAEKLFKNENPYPSVAMHKVQRPSENSQNTAQNQTPFPGLDDVAVQLFIDHAAAKLKTAPPVVKAEVKGMVPSGPPLGDIVDRNGNVMANSARRLEVVRNCITYIFENKMLEAKKLMPAVLRALKGRAARVCLTQELNQHVLQNRAVLDDQQFDYIVRMMNCTLQDCSHIDEHGIAAALLPLVTAFCRKLGAGITQFAYSCVQEHMVWTTMQFWEAMFYSDVQNHIRALYLETEGEQQNHSEQQDGSGSGRQISALELASEQNRLWPTLSKEMQAERVQKEESTVFSQAIHYANRMSYLLLPLDTSKNRLLRSSGLGDVESVSNSYVTNSIAGSMAESYDTESGFEDAESSDVANSVVRFINRFVDKVCNESGVTNEHLKALHTMIPDIVQMHIETLDAVHRESKRLPPIQKPKLLRPTLLPGEELVMDAMRVHLIPDGREEATGLMGGPPLLPAEGAIFLTTYRLIFKGTPTDPLVGEQVVTRSFPIASLTKEKRISVTLPMDQYVQEGLQLRSSTFQLMKIAFDEEVASDLAEVFRKHMHKLRYPQHVQGTFAFTVGQCGKLVVEHKTKDKNQSLKTLSKNLVKSAKRTIGRQYVTRKKYSPPTWENRSSFQSELDEDEISVSEEVDQSSLTLSSTIRSSDRQTMSNVVERACCRDYQRLGLGTLSNSLTRSKNEPFRISTVNRMYTVCRSYPGLLIVPQSIPDTTIQRICRCYRQNRFPVVCWRNSRTKAVLLRSAGLHAKGVVGFFKSPNAPAAVPSQADSTSLEQEKYLQAIISSMPSYSENSGRNTLSGFTSTHMSTSDSSDKLRQPKIGALMKQVMGTKEDVPGTFSRGALGQRAKVISLSQPKVSGKARNPPRGKWGSIRGSGRLSAYNPDVGTRLAGKESPQPNGGPSEALFLRQQKAYLYIIGDKAQLKGGKQDSFQQWEVVPIEVCDVRQVKNSFKKLMKACVPSSPTTDPNMSFQRCLEESEWMALLHRVLQVSVLVVELLDTGSSVMVSLEDGWDVTTQVVSLVQLLSDPYYRTFDGFRLLVEKEWLSFGHRFSHRGAQTLGSQSSGFTPVFLQFLDCVHQIHLQFPMEFEFSQYYLKFLAYHYVSNRFRTFLLDSDYERIELGVLYEEKGERRSPQVCKSVWDYIDRLNKKTPMFYNYMFSPEDEEVLRPYTFISNLKVWDFYMEETLSEGPSYDWELRGRQERVAEETAEKPDTSGPKSQRRIVWPCYDSLSKAVPDAITKLLQDLQSLEAELGQTSEKWKDTWDKIKTTQRTEAKLESKPSFSSSLLMSSNLSHQRRSQGVYLQESGVGSSINLALDCEASATSTPVAGRPSTSTLYSQFQSTESENRSFEGILFKKGALLKPWKPRWFVLDKTKHQLRYYESRQDKECKGVIELADVESVIPGTPAMGAPKNIEEKAFFDLKTTKRVYNFCAQDSLNAQLWMDSVQSCLSDA, via the exons tggaGGGTGAAGGTCAAGGTCGCATTCTCCAGAGGTTCCCTGAGAAAGACTGGGAGGACAGCCCGTTCCCACAAGGCATAGAGCTG TTCTGCCAGCCCAGCGGTTGGCAGCTGGTTCCTGAGCGGCAGCCCGCCTCCTTCTTTGTAGCGGTTTTGACTGATATCAACTCCGATCGTCACTACTGTGCCTGCTTCACCTTCTGGGAAGGCTTGGACAActcacag CTGCCAAAGGCCGAGACCAGCGAGGTGGACGAGGTGTATGAGGAGCCGGCTGTCGTCCAGCCAGCTCAGGTCTTTGCCCCCAAGAGCCTGGTGCTGGTGTCCCGACTGGACTACACCGAGGTGTTCAGG AACTGTCTGGGTCTGATCTACACCGTCCATGTAGATGGACTGTCTGTCCCCTTGGAAACGGTGATTGGAAATCTCCTCACCTGTGTCATCCCCATTGCTGGAGGCTCGCAG CCGggccaggaggagagagaggagagtttG AGGACTATAACGTTAGGTGCTGGTGACCGGCAAGTTATCCAGACCCCCATCGATGACTCGCTTCCtgtcagtggcagcagcgtGGCCCAGCTCTTCAGACAGCTCG gtATCGTGAACGTGTTGTATCTGTTCTGCGCCGCCCTGACGGAACATAAGATCCTGTTCCTGTCCAGCAGCTACCAGAGACTAACGGACGCCTGCCGAGGACTGCTGGCCATCATGTTCCCCCTCAAGTACAG CTTCACCTACGTTCCCATCCTGCCAGGAAAACTACTAGAGGTCCTGAGCACCCCCACTCCCTTCATCATCGGCGTCAATTCATTCTTTCGCTCTGAGACACAAGAACTG TTGGACGTGATCATCGCCGACCTGGACGGCGGCACGGTGACCATCCCCGAGTGTGTCCACATCTCCCTGCTGCCTGAACCGCTCCTCCAGCAGACTCAGACTGCGCTGTCCATG GTTTTGGATCCAGAGCTGGAAGTCGCTGATCATGCCTTCCCCCCAACCTCCACACAACCCTCCGCACTCAAAATCCAG gataaGGAGATCCGGGCAGTTTTCCTGTGGCTGTTCGCTCGGCTCTTCCAGGGCTACCGCTGGTGTTTACACATCATCCGCATTCACCCGGATCCAGTGATTCGCTTCCACAAG GCTGCCTTCCTGTGTCAGAGGGCGCTGACAGAGGACGACTTCCTCATGAAGGTGTTGGATGGGATGGCGTTTGCAGGCTTCGTGTCAGAGAGGGGGCCTCCTTACAGAGCCACTGACCTGTTTGATGAC CTGGTAGCCAATCATGTGGAGCGGATACGACAAGAGGAGGCCTGTCCACACAAAGTCATGAACCATGTGAAGGAGCTGGCGGAGAAGCTCTTCAAAAAT GAGAATCCTTACCCCTCTGTGGCAATGCACAAAGTCCAGCGGCCATCAGAAAACAGCCAGAACACTGCACAGAATCAGACGCCCTTCCCTGGGCTGGACGACGTCGCAGTGCAGCTCTTCATCGACCACGCCGCCGCCAAGCTCAAGACTGCTCCTCCTGTTGTCAAAGCAGAGGTGAAGGGCATGGTGCCATCTGGACCCCCACTAG GAGACATCGTGGACAGGAACGGCAACGTGATGGCTAACAGCGCCCGCAGGCTGGAGGTGGTCAGGAACTGCATCACATACATCTTTGAGAACAAGATGCTGGAGGCCAAGAAG TTAATGCCAGCTGTACTGCGGGCATTGAAGGGTCGGGCAGCCCGGGTTTGCTTGACCCAGGAGCTCAATCAGCATGTCCTCCAAAACCGAGCTGTGCTGGATGACCAGCAGTTTGACTACATTGTCCGAATGATGAACTGCACCCTACAG GACTGCTCGCATATCGATGAACACGGTATTGCCGCCGCCCTCCTTCCGCTGGTCACGGCCTTCTGCAGA AAACTGGGTGCAGGCATCACACAGTTTGCCTACAGCTGCGTACAGGAGCACATGGTGTGGACCACCATGCAGTTCTGGGAGGCCATGTTCTACAGTGACGTCCAGAACCACATCAGAGCTCTGTACCTGGAGACCgagggagagcagcagaacCACTCT GAGCAGCAGGATGGGTCAGGCAGTGGGAGGCAAATTAGCGCCTTGGAGCTGGCATCAGAGCAGAACCGGCTGTGGCCGACGCTCAGCAAGGAAATGCAGGCGGAGCGCGTGCAGAAGGAGGAGAGCACGGTGTTCAGCCAGGCCATCCACTACGCCAACAGGATGAGCTACCTGCTGCTACCGCTGGACACCAGCAAGAACCGCCTGCTGAGGAGCTCCGGCCTCGGAGACGTGGAGAGTGTCAGCAACAGCTATGTCACAAACAG TATTGCAGGCAGCATGGCGGAAAGCTACGACACAGAGAGTGGCTTCGAAGATGCTGAGAGCTCAGACGTGGCCAACTCTGTGGTGCGCTTTATTAACCGCTTCGTAGACAAAGTGTGCAATGAGAGCGGCGTGACCAACGAGCACCTGAAGGCTCTCCACACCATGATACCAG ATATCGTTCAGATGCACATCGAGACATTAGATGCAGTCCACAGGGAGAGTAAGAGACTGCCTCCGATCCAAAAG CCTAAACTTCTGAGGCCAACACTATTACCCGGTGAGGAGCTGGTGATGGACGCCATGCGGGTCCACCTCATCCCTGACGGGCGTGAGGAGGCTACGGGGCTAATGGGAGGTCCGCCTCTGCTCCCTGCTGAGGGCGCCATCTTCCTCACTACCTACCGGCTCATCTTCAAGGGCACACCCACTGACCCCCTGG TGGGTGAGCAGGTGGTGACTCGCTCGTTCCCCATCGCCTCTCTGACCAAGGAGAAGAGAATCTCTGTCACTTTACCCATGGACCAGTATGTCCAGGAGGGACTACAGCTGCGGTCCTCCACCTTCCAG CTGATGAAGATTGCGTTCGACGAGGAGGTCGCGTCAGACCTGGCAGAGGTTTTCAGGAAGCACATGCACAAGCTGCGCTATCCTCAGCACGTCCAGGGCACCTTTGCCTTCACTGTGGGTCAGTGCGGGAAGTTGGTGGTGGAGCACAAGACCAAGGACAAGAACCAGTCGCTCAA GACGCTTTCCAAAAACCTGGTGAAGAGTGCGAAGAGGACCATCGGCCGGCAGTATGTGACCAGGAAGAAGTACTCTCCCCCCACCTGGGAGAACAGGAGCAGCTTCCAGTCAGAGCTGGATGAGGATGAAATCTCAG TTTCAGAGGAAGTGGACCAGagctccctcaccctctcctccaccatccGCTCCTCCGACAGACAGACGATGAGCAACGTGGTGGAGCGCGCCTGTTGCCGCGACTACCAGCGCCTGGGTCTGGGCACGCTCAGCAACAGCCTGACGCGCTCTAAGAATGAGCCTTTCAGGATTTCAACTGTCAACCGCATGTACACCGTCTGCAGGAG ctacCCCGGCCTGCTGATTGTGCCTCAGAGCATTCCAGACACGACCATCCAGAGGATCTGCCGCTGCTACCGGCAGAATCGCTTCCCTGTAGTTTGCTGGAGGAATTCACGAACCAAGGCCGTCCTGCTACGGTCTGCAGGCCTCCACGCAAAGGGGGTGGTGGGCTTCTTCAAGTCCCCGAACGCCCCTGCTGCag tgccCTCGCAGGCTGACTCCACCAGTCTGGAGCAGGAGAAGTACCTGCAGGCCATCATCAGCTCCATGCCCTCTTACAGTGAGAACAGCGGCAGGAACACACTCAGCGGCTTCACCTCGACACATATGAGCACCTCTG ACTCCTCAGATAAGCTGCGGCAGCCCAAGATCGGTGCTCTGATGAAACAGGTGATGGGCACCAAGGAGGATGTTCCTGGAACcttcagcagaggag CTCTGGGTCAAAGGGCCAAAgtcatctccctctctcagccCAAAGTGTCTGGCAAGGCCAGGAACCCTCCTAGAG GTAAATGGGGCAGTATCCGGGGCAGCGGGCGTCTAAGTGCCTACAACCCAGACGTGGGGACGCGTCTGGCAGGGAAAGAGTCTCCACAGCCCAACGGAGGGCCGAGCGAGGCTCTGTTCCTCCGCCAGCAGAAGGCCTACCTCTACATCATCGGAGACAAGGCCCAGCTGAAG GGAGGGAAACAGGACTCGTTCCAGCAGTGGGAGGTGGTTCCCATCGAGGTATGTGACGTGCGGCAGGTGAAGAACAGCTTCAAGAAGCTGATGAAGGCCTGCGTGCCAAGCTCCCCCACCACTGACCCCAACATGAGCTTCCAGCGCTGCCTGGAGGAGTCCGAGTGGATGGCTCTG ctacACAGGGTGCTGCAGGTGTCTGTCCTGGTGGTGGAGCTTCTGGATACGGGCTCGTCGGTCATGGTTAGCCTGGAGGACGGCTGGGACGTCACCACGCAG gtgGTGTCCCTGGTGCAGCTGTTGTCTGATCCATACTACAGAACCTTTGACGGCTTTCGGCTGCTGGTGGAGAAGGAGTGGCTGTCATTCGGCCACAGATTCAGCCACCGTGGAGCGCAGACCCTGGGCAGCCAGAGCAGCGGCTTCACCCCCGTCTTCCTGCAGTTCCTCGACTGTGTGCACCAG ATCCACCTGCAGTTTCCCATGGAGTTTGAGTTCAGTCAGTATTACCTGAAGTTCCTGGCCTACCACTACGTGTCCAACCGCTTCCGCACCTTCCTGCTCGACTCCGACTACGAACGCATAGAGCTGG GGGTGCTGTATGAGGAGAAAGGTGAGAGGAGAAGCCCCCAGGTGTGCAAGTCCGTGTGGGATTACATCGATAGACTCAACAAGAAAACGCCCATGTTCTACAACTACATGTTCTCTCCTGAAGACGAGGAG gtgctgCGGCCGTACACCTTCATCTCCAACCTGAAGGTGTGGGACTTCTACATGGAGGAGACTCTGTCGGAGGGGCCCTCCTACGACTGGGAGCTGAGGGGCCGGCAGGAGCGCGTGGCGGAGGAGACGGCGGAGAAACCCGACACGAGCGGGCCAAAGTCCCAGCGGCGCATCGTGTGGCCGTGCTACGACAGCCTGAGCAAGGCGGTGCCTGACGCCATCACCAAGCTGCTGCAGGACCTGCAGAGCCTGGAGGCTGAGCTGGGCCAGACGTCAGAGAAGTGGAAGGACACGTGGGACAAAATCAAGACCACACAGAGAACCGAGGCCAAACTGGAAAGCAAG CCGTCGTTCTCCAGCTCCCTGCTGATGTCGTCCAACCTCAGCCACCAGCGCCGCTCTCAGGGTGTCTACCTGCAGGAGAGTGGCGTGGGCTCCTCCATCAACCTGGCTCTGGACTGCGAGGCCAGCGCCACCTCCACGCCTGTCGCCGGCCGGCCCAGCACCAGCACGCTGTACAGCCAGTTCCAGAGCACCGAGAGCGAGAACAG GAGTTTTGAAGGCATCCTGTTTAAGAAAGGGGCATTGTTGAAACCCTGGAAGCCGCGGTGGTTTGTGCTGGACAAGACCAAGCATCAG CTGAGATACTACGAGAGCAGGCAGGACAAGGAGTGTAAAGGGGTGATCGAGCTGGCTGATGTGGAGTCCGTCATTCCAGGAACACCTGCCATGGGAGCGCCGAAAAACATTGAAGAGAAAGCCTTCTTTGAT CTCAAGACGACCAAACGAGTGTACAACTTCTGTGCCCAGGACAGCCTGAACGCACAGCTGTGGATGGACAGTGTTCAGAGCTGCCTGTCAGACGCCTGA